Proteins encoded within one genomic window of Microbacterium sp. LKL04:
- a CDS encoding FmdB family zinc ribbon protein, producing the protein MPTYAYACTSCGHRFDAVQSFSDAALTECPECGGALRKQYGSIGVTFNGSGFYRTDSRSSSGTKTSGESSGSSTSSTSSGASASPAPAGS; encoded by the coding sequence ATGCCCACCTACGCCTATGCCTGCACCTCGTGCGGCCACCGCTTCGACGCCGTCCAGTCGTTCTCCGATGCCGCACTCACCGAGTGCCCCGAATGCGGCGGCGCACTTCGCAAGCAGTACGGCTCGATCGGCGTGACCTTCAACGGCTCGGGCTTCTACCGGACCGACTCACGTTCGTCGAGCGGAACGAAGACCTCTGGCGAGAGCTCGGGTTCTTCGACATCATCGACATCATCCGGAGCGTCCGCTTCGCCCGCCCCCGCGGGTTCGTAA
- a CDS encoding TetR/AcrR family transcriptional regulator, protein MHTTDDTSQDWTDLGLRRTPTQQRSRQKVVQAIAAAEDLVVREGVDVITLPRVAAEAGVSVGALYQYLPDRVAILAAIVSRYHDRLERLLDDAIERLRADPRSEDPVGSVLRAVAAVYQDEQSARSLGTVAISADADAARRRHKRAMADRVHTLLREAGVLDGVDDERGAAVARVAFASADAVLHDAFAAPEPERAVLLTELERALRASLRV, encoded by the coding sequence ATGCACACGACGGACGACACCTCTCAGGACTGGACGGACCTCGGCCTGCGCCGGACCCCGACGCAGCAGCGCTCGAGGCAGAAGGTCGTGCAGGCGATCGCGGCCGCCGAGGATCTCGTCGTCCGTGAGGGAGTCGACGTCATCACGCTGCCGCGCGTCGCCGCCGAGGCCGGGGTGAGCGTGGGGGCGTTGTACCAGTACCTGCCCGACCGCGTGGCGATCCTCGCCGCTATCGTCTCGCGGTATCACGACCGCCTCGAGCGCCTGCTCGACGACGCGATCGAGCGACTGCGCGCCGACCCGCGCAGCGAGGACCCTGTCGGAAGCGTCCTGCGCGCTGTCGCCGCCGTCTATCAGGATGAGCAGTCCGCGCGGTCGCTCGGCACGGTTGCGATCTCGGCTGACGCGGATGCCGCACGTCGCCGTCACAAGCGGGCGATGGCCGATCGCGTCCACACGCTGCTCCGCGAAGCGGGAGTGCTCGACGGCGTCGACGACGAGCGGGGCGCCGCCGTCGCTCGGGTCGCGTTCGCGTCGGCTGACGCCGTGCTGCACGACGCCTTCGCCGCGCCCGAACCGGAGCGGGCCGTCCTGCTCACCGAGCTCGAGCGCGCGCTGCGTGCCTCGCTGCGTGTGTGA
- a CDS encoding 5-formyltetrahydrofolate cyclo-ligase, whose translation MTGPLDTEKRALRAELRERRQQRSAAALDEAAAGVRAQLDALVTEHHVRSMSCFLSTPTEPGTREFIAAAVARGIRVLLPVTRADGLLDWAVAEEEGDTAEGMFGLPEPVGELLSPVAVNDVDLLVIPAAAVDRHGMRLGWGRGYFDKTIGSMEKCPPVYAVIFDSELVDDVPRDVHDQPVSGVVTPTRTVLLPTR comes from the coding sequence ATGACCGGGCCGTTGGACACCGAGAAGCGCGCGCTGCGCGCGGAGCTCCGCGAGCGTCGCCAGCAGCGCTCCGCCGCCGCCCTCGACGAGGCCGCGGCCGGTGTCCGCGCCCAGCTCGACGCCCTGGTCACCGAGCACCACGTCCGGTCCATGTCCTGCTTCCTCTCCACCCCGACCGAGCCCGGCACGCGCGAGTTCATCGCCGCGGCCGTGGCCCGCGGCATCCGCGTCCTCCTGCCCGTCACCCGCGCGGACGGTCTGCTCGACTGGGCTGTCGCCGAAGAAGAAGGCGACACGGCCGAGGGCATGTTCGGACTCCCCGAACCGGTGGGCGAGCTCCTCAGCCCCGTCGCCGTGAACGACGTCGATCTGCTGGTCATCCCGGCGGCCGCCGTCGACCGGCACGGGATGCGGCTCGGCTGGGGACGCGGCTACTTCGACAAGACCATCGGGTCGATGGAGAAGTGCCCGCCGGTCTACGCCGTCATCTTCGACTCCGAGCTCGTCGACGACGTCCCCCGCGACGTCCACGACCAGCCCGTCTCGGGGGTCGTCACCCCCACCCGCACCGTTCTCCTTCCCACCCGCTGA
- a CDS encoding GNAT family N-acetyltransferase gives MDGPVVRAHGPISIRLVRPRDAKPLQTELEQNRSWLRQWEATSPDGPISLDMRSGVRRLLQQYRDGSGVPFVMEYDGEVAGQLNVWGIARGSLSSATIGYWVSERFAGRGITPTSVALATDVCFEDLRLHRMEICIRPENAKSLRVVEKLGFRYEGLRRKYIHIDGDWRDHYAFALVRDDVREGVLNRWLAGRAPADAASIPPADR, from the coding sequence ATGGACGGGCCGGTCGTGCGCGCGCACGGTCCGATCTCGATCCGGCTCGTACGTCCCCGTGATGCGAAGCCGTTGCAGACCGAGCTCGAGCAGAATCGTTCGTGGCTGCGGCAGTGGGAGGCGACGAGCCCGGACGGGCCGATCTCGCTCGACATGCGCAGCGGCGTGCGGCGGTTGCTGCAGCAGTACCGTGACGGCTCCGGCGTGCCGTTCGTCATGGAGTACGACGGCGAGGTCGCCGGGCAGCTGAACGTCTGGGGGATCGCCCGCGGGTCGCTGTCGTCGGCAACGATCGGCTACTGGGTGAGCGAGCGCTTCGCAGGTCGCGGCATCACGCCGACGTCGGTGGCGCTCGCGACCGACGTCTGCTTCGAAGACCTGCGCCTCCACCGCATGGAGATCTGCATTCGGCCCGAGAACGCGAAGAGCCTCCGCGTCGTCGAGAAGCTGGGCTTCCGGTACGAGGGGCTTCGCCGCAAGTACATCCACATCGACGGGGACTGGCGCGATCACTACGCGTTCGCTCTCGTCCGCGACGACGTCCGCGAGGGCGTGTTGAACCGCTGGTTGGCGGGGCGCGCGCCGGCGGATGCGGCATCCATCCCTCCCGCCGACCGTTAA
- a CDS encoding MFS transporter: MTATTASPATTTRTVVATAAVYGLQGLGYAVIVTALPAFQERTGLDSTGIAAILLGVCVTAALGSLAADAIARRASSRHGVITGLSLQALGLVATAFSPGTAMLAASVLVYGLGLGLIDASSNMQGVLAQRGRATPLLGRLFATLTAGSIIGALGMAGIIASGAPAFAALVAAAILQVAFVLSGARLLSRERAARPSTDGVPRGPRLDGRAITVVGLVILAAYTVDSAVSSWGSIHLEAIGAAAALAPVGLAAYQGGVLIARMVTDAVVRRLGRARLLAIGLILGVAGALVVAAVPVPVVTIIAFAVSGLAVGALVPIAFGLAGSIHPARSDEVIARVNLFNYAGAVLGAVGVGVLTDVTGSGLAFLLPALLLVAAVPAWRRTAG, encoded by the coding sequence GTGACCGCCACCACGGCATCACCCGCAACGACCACACGCACCGTCGTCGCCACCGCGGCCGTCTACGGGCTGCAGGGGCTCGGATACGCCGTCATCGTGACGGCGCTTCCCGCTTTTCAGGAGCGGACCGGGCTCGATTCGACGGGGATCGCCGCGATCCTGCTGGGCGTCTGCGTGACGGCAGCGCTCGGCTCGCTCGCCGCCGACGCGATCGCCCGGCGGGCGAGCAGCCGGCACGGCGTCATCACGGGCTTGTCGCTGCAGGCGCTGGGACTGGTCGCGACGGCGTTCTCACCGGGGACCGCGATGCTCGCGGCATCCGTCCTCGTCTACGGCCTCGGGCTGGGTCTCATCGACGCGTCGTCGAACATGCAGGGCGTGCTCGCTCAGCGCGGCCGCGCGACGCCGCTCCTCGGGCGCCTCTTCGCGACCCTGACCGCCGGCTCGATCATCGGCGCGCTCGGGATGGCAGGGATCATCGCATCCGGCGCTCCCGCGTTCGCCGCCCTCGTGGCTGCCGCGATCCTGCAGGTCGCCTTCGTCCTCTCCGGCGCGCGCCTGCTCAGCCGGGAACGCGCGGCCCGCCCCTCGACGGACGGCGTACCGAGGGGCCCGCGCCTCGATGGACGCGCCATCACGGTCGTCGGGCTCGTCATTCTGGCCGCCTACACGGTCGACTCGGCGGTGAGCTCATGGGGGTCGATCCACCTCGAGGCGATCGGTGCCGCTGCGGCGCTCGCACCCGTCGGGCTCGCGGCGTACCAGGGCGGCGTGCTCATCGCGAGGATGGTGACGGATGCCGTCGTCCGCCGCCTCGGCAGGGCGCGACTGCTCGCGATCGGCCTCATCCTCGGGGTCGCCGGAGCCCTCGTCGTGGCGGCTGTCCCGGTGCCGGTCGTCACCATCATCGCCTTCGCCGTGAGCGGTCTCGCCGTCGGAGCTCTCGTTCCCATCGCGTTCGGCCTCGCCGGGTCCATCCATCCCGCGCGCAGCGACGAGGTCATCGCCCGGGTCAACCTCTTCAACTACGCAGGCGCCGTCCTCGGGGCCGTCGGGGTCGGGGTGCTCACCGACGTCACGGGCTCGGGGCTGGCCTTCCTCCTGCCCGCGCTGCTGCTGGTCGCGGCCGTCCCGGCGTGGCGGCGGACCGCCGGCTGA
- the mscL gene encoding large conductance mechanosensitive channel protein MscL, which yields MIKGFKDFIMRGNVIDLAVAVVIGGAFTALVTAIVTSVINPLIALVYKPDEKTGAIGPTFTGLHGDDVTFPLGGLISAIISFFAVALVVYLVFVVPMNKWKERQAAKAGVVEEAAKLPTEAELLIQIRDLLEQQRGTTAAPTRSTEPPSPSI from the coding sequence ATGATCAAAGGCTTCAAAGACTTCATCATGCGCGGCAATGTCATCGACCTCGCGGTCGCGGTCGTCATCGGCGGTGCCTTCACGGCTCTCGTGACGGCGATTGTCACCAGCGTCATCAACCCGCTCATCGCCCTCGTCTACAAGCCCGACGAGAAGACGGGTGCGATCGGACCGACGTTCACAGGTCTCCATGGCGATGACGTGACCTTCCCACTGGGGGGTCTCATCAGCGCCATCATCAGCTTCTTCGCGGTCGCCCTCGTCGTTTACCTCGTATTCGTCGTCCCGATGAACAAGTGGAAGGAGCGTCAGGCGGCGAAGGCCGGGGTCGTCGAAGAGGCGGCGAAGCTCCCCACCGAGGCCGAGCTGCTCATCCAGATCCGCGATCTGCTCGAGCAGCAGCGCGGCACGACGGCGGCCCCGACGCGGTCGACCGAACCGCCGTCGCCGTCCATCTGA
- a CDS encoding aminoglycoside phosphotransferase family protein, whose product MTAVGGLVAHGRSADVHSLTTSTVAKVFHDDWPNEAIDREVEDATAAFDLGLTPIRCHGRTDADGRRAVVFDRIEGVALTTVAEKNPLRMGRVARTLAQEHARVHRVASDHFPDVRDVAADLVGTAPFAGFTARERAALLDHLASLPGGDSVLHLDFHPMNVFRHGGGIATIDWQSTASGDPAADVAMTRLLFTEAELFPGATTAQLLVYGAARGAMGRMYLTEYLRATGMTTASLDRWATAARVLRLGMLDIPSERERLVRGIRSELTR is encoded by the coding sequence GTGACCGCCGTCGGCGGACTCGTCGCCCATGGGCGGTCGGCAGACGTCCACTCCCTGACGACATCGACGGTCGCGAAGGTCTTCCACGACGACTGGCCCAATGAGGCGATCGACCGCGAAGTCGAGGACGCCACCGCCGCGTTCGACCTCGGCCTCACCCCGATCCGCTGTCACGGGAGGACGGATGCCGACGGCCGCCGCGCCGTCGTCTTCGACCGCATTGAAGGGGTCGCCCTGACGACGGTCGCCGAGAAGAACCCGCTGCGCATGGGGCGCGTCGCCCGCACGCTCGCGCAGGAGCATGCGCGCGTCCATCGGGTCGCGAGCGACCACTTCCCCGACGTCCGCGATGTCGCCGCCGACCTGGTCGGCACGGCCCCGTTCGCAGGCTTCACCGCTCGCGAGCGGGCGGCGTTGCTCGACCATCTGGCGTCCCTTCCTGGCGGCGACAGCGTGTTGCACCTCGACTTCCACCCGATGAACGTGTTCCGCCACGGCGGCGGCATCGCGACGATCGACTGGCAGTCGACGGCATCCGGCGATCCCGCAGCGGACGTCGCGATGACGCGACTGCTCTTCACCGAGGCCGAACTCTTCCCGGGCGCGACGACGGCGCAACTGCTCGTCTACGGAGCCGCGCGCGGCGCGATGGGACGCATGTATCTGACCGAGTATCTGCGGGCGACGGGTATGACGACGGCGAGCCTCGACCGCTGGGCGACCGCGGCGCGCGTGCTGCGCCTGGGGATGCTCGACATCCCGAGCGAGCGCGAGCGCCTGGTGCGCGGCATCCGGTCGGAGCTCACCCGATGA
- a CDS encoding glycerol-3-phosphate dehydrogenase/oxidase, which produces MTTTVRRSLPADGEVVDVLVVGGGITGAAIAYEAASRGLSVALVEKGDFGAATSAATGKLIHGGLRYLKNLEVGLVRESLAERRTLSRIAPGLVSPIAMVLPDPGIVEHVGLTAYDVLSFDRNRVPASHRIPRHRSLSREELRLRGLGHLEHGILFHDAMMLSPERLTFAFVRSAVAHGARVANYVRADGLISAAGRVRGARVTDLVTGSEHEVRSRVTVNASGPWAYDVLAAEGLLQRASGPRPEVRSEGIYLITRPITETMVLTVSSGGHFSFAPWRRRTLIGPTETPYTGDVSDWRLTRESIERFLAEINAAGRLPVELSTADVVAAYGGLRPLTETSGTDTYRASRASELVDHAKDGVPGIVTATGGKYTTARAFAEKVVPALARSIGRVAAPSRTADVPLDGTDLTDTGTTDLIARLYGSDAGALRAVASESDVLSRPATDDGELLAGVAFAARHEAAVHLTDILLNRTGIGRRGDPGDDVLSAAADIAGTELDWSPERRAIELDAARAAVALPR; this is translated from the coding sequence ATGACCACGACGGTCCGCCGCTCCCTTCCCGCCGACGGTGAGGTCGTCGACGTCCTCGTCGTCGGGGGCGGCATCACGGGGGCGGCGATCGCGTACGAGGCGGCGAGCCGTGGCCTGTCGGTCGCGCTCGTCGAGAAGGGCGACTTCGGTGCGGCGACCTCGGCCGCGACGGGCAAGCTCATCCACGGCGGGCTCCGCTACCTGAAGAACCTCGAAGTCGGACTCGTCCGCGAGTCGCTCGCGGAGCGGCGGACCCTGTCGCGCATCGCTCCGGGGCTCGTCTCCCCCATCGCCATGGTGCTCCCCGACCCCGGGATCGTCGAGCACGTCGGCCTCACGGCGTACGACGTGCTGTCGTTCGACCGCAACCGCGTGCCCGCGAGCCACCGCATCCCGCGTCATCGGAGCCTCAGTCGCGAGGAACTGCGGCTGCGAGGGCTGGGCCATCTCGAGCACGGGATCCTCTTCCACGACGCGATGATGCTCTCGCCCGAGCGGTTGACGTTCGCGTTCGTGCGGTCCGCCGTCGCTCACGGCGCGAGGGTGGCGAACTACGTGCGGGCCGACGGCCTGATCTCCGCCGCCGGACGCGTCCGCGGAGCGCGGGTGACGGACCTCGTGACCGGCAGCGAGCACGAGGTGCGTTCGCGCGTCACGGTGAACGCGAGCGGCCCGTGGGCGTACGACGTGCTCGCGGCCGAGGGCCTGTTGCAGCGCGCCTCCGGCCCGCGCCCCGAGGTGCGCTCGGAAGGCATCTACCTCATCACCAGGCCGATCACCGAGACGATGGTGCTCACCGTGTCGTCGGGCGGCCACTTCAGTTTCGCGCCGTGGCGCAGGCGGACGCTCATCGGTCCGACCGAGACGCCCTACACCGGAGACGTCTCGGATTGGCGGCTGACGCGGGAGTCGATCGAACGCTTCCTCGCCGAGATCAACGCCGCCGGTCGCCTGCCCGTGGAGCTCTCGACGGCAGACGTCGTCGCCGCGTACGGGGGATTGCGCCCTCTGACGGAGACGAGCGGGACCGACACCTATCGCGCCTCGCGCGCGTCGGAACTCGTCGACCACGCGAAGGACGGCGTCCCCGGCATCGTGACCGCGACCGGAGGCAAGTACACGACGGCGCGGGCGTTCGCCGAGAAGGTCGTCCCCGCTCTCGCACGCTCGATCGGCCGCGTCGCCGCGCCGAGCCGCACAGCCGACGTCCCACTCGACGGCACGGACCTGACCGACACGGGGACGACCGACCTGATCGCCCGGCTGTACGGATCGGATGCCGGTGCCCTCCGGGCCGTGGCATCCGAGTCCGACGTCCTCTCGCGCCCGGCGACGGACGACGGGGAACTGCTCGCCGGTGTCGCGTTCGCGGCCCGCCACGAGGCGGCCGTGCACCTCACCGACATCCTGCTGAACCGCACCGGCATCGGACGCCGCGGTGACCCCGGCGACGACGTCCTGTCGGCGGCGGCGGACATCGCGGGCACAGAGCTCGACTGGTCTCCCGAACGTCGGGCGATCGAGCTCGACGCGGCGCGAGCGGCCGTCGCACTCCCCCGCTGA
- the galU gene encoding UTP--glucose-1-phosphate uridylyltransferase GalU, with protein sequence MSAERIKAVIPAAGLGTRFLPATKAMPKEMLPVVDKPAIQYVVEEAVSAGIDDVLIILGRNKNNISNHFDSVPELESNLTKKGDHEKLKRVQDSSELADIHFVRQGEPKGLGHAVLRARSHVGDSTFAVLLGDDLIDARDVLLEKMLEQNKKTGLTVVALMEVSPDQIHMYGAAAVEETDEPDVVKVTGLVEKPKKEDAPSNYAIIGRYVLTPGVFDVLERTEPGKGGEIQLTDALEELASTEGVLGVVFRGRRYDTGDRADYIKAIVQLAVDRDDLGAELRPWLKDFASGL encoded by the coding sequence ATGTCTGCTGAGCGCATCAAGGCCGTGATCCCTGCCGCAGGGCTCGGGACCCGCTTCCTGCCCGCCACCAAAGCCATGCCGAAGGAGATGCTGCCGGTCGTCGACAAGCCGGCCATCCAGTACGTGGTCGAGGAGGCCGTCTCGGCCGGGATCGACGACGTCCTCATCATCCTGGGACGCAACAAGAACAACATCTCGAACCACTTCGATTCGGTCCCCGAGCTCGAGTCGAACCTCACCAAGAAGGGCGACCACGAGAAGCTCAAGCGGGTGCAGGACTCCTCGGAGCTCGCCGACATCCACTTCGTCCGTCAGGGTGAGCCGAAGGGCCTCGGCCACGCCGTGCTCCGCGCGCGCTCTCACGTCGGTGACAGCACCTTCGCCGTGCTTCTCGGCGACGACCTGATCGACGCGCGCGACGTCCTCCTCGAGAAGATGCTCGAGCAGAACAAGAAGACGGGCCTCACGGTCGTCGCGCTCATGGAGGTCTCGCCCGACCAGATCCACATGTACGGCGCCGCGGCCGTCGAGGAGACGGACGAGCCCGATGTCGTCAAGGTGACCGGTCTGGTCGAGAAGCCGAAGAAGGAGGATGCGCCCTCCAACTACGCGATCATCGGTCGCTACGTGCTGACCCCGGGTGTCTTCGACGTCCTCGAGCGGACCGAACCCGGCAAGGGTGGCGAGATCCAGCTGACCGACGCGCTCGAGGAGCTCGCGTCGACCGAAGGTGTCCTCGGCGTCGTGTTCCGCGGGCGTCGGTACGACACGGGTGACCGCGCCGACTACATCAAGGCCATCGTGCAGCTCGCCGTCGACCGGGATGATCTGGGAGCGGAGCTGCGTCCGTGGCTGAAGGACTTCGCATCGGGCCTCTGA
- a CDS encoding large exoprotein, whose protein sequence is MGEQVMGGGVIMLVAVLLWLVYLLPSWHSRHQYQAAERNAVRLNQALRVLAETSETPGEVRLELNARTALAQQKLARRAQAEKESVGLEAARAELAAAKVQAAVDRELAKAERRQTAADAAAQREKARADAALARERAIAEAAAARATPAVRRARARRRVRLTASILGVVALGVAGFGGYLGAVGAGWSLLAVGGVVAVSSLLVLGRMNTIARRAASRSVAVEIVREARALQDVALESDRAEWTPRTLPRPLTASAGSRAAAVLDASDARDALRQAAVEEALRERVAQAAPPSIDTARRTRAAEVAFAGPADDERIEAHVRDLLARRASGQ, encoded by the coding sequence ATGGGTGAGCAGGTGATGGGTGGCGGGGTGATCATGCTCGTCGCCGTCCTCTTGTGGCTGGTGTACCTCCTGCCGTCGTGGCACAGCCGGCATCAGTACCAGGCCGCTGAGCGGAACGCCGTGCGCCTGAACCAGGCGCTGCGCGTACTCGCCGAGACGAGCGAGACTCCCGGTGAGGTTCGCCTGGAACTGAACGCCCGCACCGCCCTCGCTCAGCAGAAGCTTGCGCGTCGTGCGCAGGCCGAAAAGGAGAGCGTTGGCCTCGAGGCCGCGCGCGCCGAACTCGCCGCCGCGAAGGTGCAAGCCGCCGTCGACCGCGAACTCGCCAAGGCCGAACGGCGTCAGACTGCCGCCGACGCCGCTGCTCAGCGCGAGAAGGCGCGAGCGGATGCCGCCCTCGCCCGAGAGCGGGCGATCGCCGAAGCCGCCGCAGCCCGAGCCACCCCCGCCGTCCGCCGCGCGCGGGCGCGCCGCCGCGTGCGCCTCACCGCCTCGATCCTCGGTGTCGTGGCGCTTGGTGTCGCCGGTTTCGGCGGCTACCTCGGCGCCGTCGGCGCAGGCTGGAGCCTGCTCGCCGTCGGCGGTGTCGTCGCCGTCTCGAGCCTGCTCGTGCTCGGCCGGATGAACACGATTGCCCGACGCGCGGCATCCCGTTCCGTCGCGGTCGAGATCGTCCGCGAGGCGCGCGCGCTGCAGGACGTGGCGCTCGAATCCGACCGTGCCGAATGGACGCCTCGTACCCTCCCGCGTCCGCTCACCGCATCGGCGGGGTCGCGCGCAGCGGCGGTGCTCGACGCGTCTGACGCCCGTGACGCGCTCCGCCAGGCGGCCGTCGAGGAGGCCCTCCGCGAGCGGGTCGCGCAGGCCGCACCGCCGTCGATCGACACCGCCCGCCGCACTCGTGCGGCCGAGGTCGCTTTCGCGGGACCGGCCGACGATGAGCGCATCGAGGCGCACGTGCGAGACCTCCTCGCACGCCGCGCATCGGGGCAGTAG
- a CDS encoding class II aldolase/adducin family protein gives MTTTSHHHDLRASVAEASRTLAGHGLLIGTAGNVSARAGDVVAVTATGVVLGEATADDVIVVDLGGAVVKGALAPTSELALHLGVLRSAPAEKVSAVVHTHAPSATALSLVLDELPVVHYQQLVLGGSLRVAPFHAFGTPDLAAAVGTALDGRLAALMANHGAVALGADLKTAVENALLVEWLAELYLRAATVGTPRALDAAQQQEVVAHAMRLGYGTTKPVSV, from the coding sequence ATGACGACGACGTCGCACCATCACGATCTCCGCGCGTCCGTGGCCGAGGCATCCCGCACCCTGGCCGGCCACGGTCTGCTCATCGGCACCGCCGGCAACGTCAGTGCTCGCGCGGGCGACGTGGTGGCCGTCACGGCGACGGGCGTCGTCCTCGGCGAGGCGACCGCCGACGATGTGATCGTCGTCGATCTGGGCGGCGCCGTGGTCAAGGGCGCACTCGCCCCGACGTCCGAGCTCGCCCTGCACCTCGGGGTCCTGCGCTCCGCGCCGGCCGAGAAGGTGTCGGCAGTCGTCCACACGCATGCACCGAGCGCAACGGCGCTCTCCCTCGTCCTCGACGAGCTGCCCGTCGTGCACTACCAGCAGCTCGTCCTGGGCGGGTCGCTGCGCGTCGCCCCGTTCCACGCGTTCGGGACGCCCGACCTCGCCGCCGCCGTCGGCACAGCCCTCGACGGCCGTCTCGCCGCACTGATGGCCAACCACGGCGCGGTCGCCCTCGGCGCCGACCTGAAGACCGCCGTCGAGAACGCCCTCCTCGTCGAGTGGCTCGCGGAGCTCTACCTGCGTGCCGCAACCGTCGGCACGCCTCGGGCGCTCGACGCCGCCCAGCAGCAGGAGGTCGTCGCCCACGCGATGCGTCTCGGGTACGGCACCACGAAACCGGTGTCGGTGTGA